In Cyanobacteriota bacterium, the genomic window ACCATAGAGTCTTCATACACTTGTGCAGAAAGGCTGTTATCAAATACGGCATTAGGATTTATGCATTTTGCTTAATGAGAAATCATTATCATTTATATCTGTGCACGCCACATGCCAATATTGCCAAAACAATGAAATTCATCAATCAGTCATATGCGATATTTTTTCTCGCCAAATATCCTGAAAAAGATGGGCACGTATTCAAGGGCAGATACAAAAGAAAAATTGTAGACTCTGACCAATATTCCAAAACACTAATTAACTATATTCACAACAATCCAGTGGCAGCCAAAATCAAGGATAAGCCAGAAGAATATCAATGGTCTAGCTATCAATCATATATCAAAGCTGAGCTACGATATGATTTCATAGACTACTCTTGGACTTTAAATCAGTTTGGCAGTGGGGCTAAGCAAATTGATCAGTTTATCAAATTTCACCAAAAGAATATAAACTCCAGCTGGAATCCTGAGAAAGAAGCCAAGGCACAAATTTTCTTAGCTGATGATAGCTTCATAAAATCAATCTGTGATCAGTATATAGATTTCGATCAGCTTGAAGGGAAATCGATTAAGGGAGTCAAGGAATTAAAGGCAATATGCAATCATGCATCTTTATTAGAAGTCATCAATTCACGAGTTCAAAAAAACGATCATCGCTTTAAAATCACAGCCTACCTATTAAAAGAGTATACCGATATCACCAATAAAGAGATTGGCAAACTCATCAATAAATCAGAGGCTGCTGTTGCAAAAAACATACAACGTTTTAAAGAACTACTAGACCGTGATCAAAGCTTCAAGGCTGAAATAAGAAATTTAATCAAAATGTCCAATGTCAGGATACGACCCTGACTTCTTCGGCTCTCCCTAATAAATCAACAGGATAGTCTCCAGTAAAACAAGAAGTACTAAAGTTGCTCGGAGCAAGCTCTGTCGATTCAAGCAAACCCTCTATGGATAAATAATATAGAGAAGTCGCTCCTAGGTATTCCTCAATCTCTTTGACTGAC contains:
- a CDS encoding transposase, which gives rise to MTRDLSIEFPNAFYHVFSRGINRQPLFYDDEDHRVFIHLCRKAVIKYGIRIYAFCLMRNHYHLYLCTPHANIAKTMKFINQSYAIFFLAKYPEKDGHVFKGRYKRKIVDSDQYSKTLINYIHNNPVAAKIKDKPEEYQWSSYQSYIKAELRYDFIDYSWTLNQFGSGAKQIDQFIKFHQKNINSSWNPEKEAKAQIFLADDSFIKSICDQYIDFDQLEGKSIKGVKELKAICNHASLLEVINSRVQKNDHRFKITAYLLKEYTDITNKEIGKLINKSEAAVAKNIQRFKELLDRDQSFKAEIRNLIKMSNVRIRP